In a genomic window of Hyphomonas sp.:
- a CDS encoding glycoside hydrolase family 43 protein yields MRKSRLIFGSAIILMAAAACSGEPATPVTETEVADPPVETADAADAEAAGSKYLNQPLVSEIFTADPSVHVWDDGRIYVYPSHDYDAGIPEDDLGSQYAMRDYIVLSMDEVGGEVTIHDVALDVDDVAWTAQQMWAPDAAHKDGKYYLYFPAKDADGVFFIGAAVSDSPTGPFVAEPEPIEGSFSMDPSVFEDTDGEYYMYFGGIWGGQLQRWATGEYNPDPTLNTDLVNDDPLTSEDEAGQPDDVALMPKIAQMADDMVSFAEAPKDVMILDENGEPIKAKDHARRFFEAAWVNKIGDKYYLSYSTGDTHLIVYATGDSPYGPFTYQGVVNQPVEGWTNHHSIFEHDGQYYLAYHDVQLSGKSHLRNVKIAELTLNEDGTIEPVDPMPGD; encoded by the coding sequence ATGCGAAAATCCAGACTGATTTTTGGTAGCGCTATCATATTGATGGCGGCAGCTGCCTGCTCTGGCGAACCGGCCACGCCGGTGACCGAGACCGAAGTCGCCGACCCGCCAGTCGAGACGGCTGATGCGGCGGATGCGGAAGCGGCGGGGTCCAAATATCTGAACCAGCCGCTCGTTTCCGAAATCTTCACCGCGGACCCGTCGGTGCACGTTTGGGACGATGGCCGCATCTATGTCTATCCAAGTCACGATTACGACGCCGGCATCCCTGAAGACGACCTCGGCAGCCAGTATGCGATGCGCGACTATATCGTCCTGTCCATGGATGAAGTCGGCGGCGAGGTGACCATTCATGATGTCGCGCTGGATGTTGACGATGTGGCCTGGACGGCGCAGCAGATGTGGGCGCCGGATGCCGCGCACAAGGATGGCAAATACTATCTCTACTTCCCGGCCAAGGATGCTGACGGCGTGTTCTTTATCGGTGCGGCGGTGTCAGACAGCCCGACCGGCCCGTTCGTTGCCGAGCCCGAGCCAATCGAGGGGTCCTTCTCGATGGACCCCAGCGTGTTCGAGGATACGGACGGGGAATACTACATGTATTTCGGCGGCATCTGGGGCGGCCAGCTGCAGCGCTGGGCAACCGGCGAATACAATCCCGACCCGACCCTGAACACCGATCTCGTCAATGACGACCCCCTGACCAGCGAGGACGAGGCCGGCCAGCCGGACGATGTTGCCCTGATGCCGAAAATCGCCCAGATGGCTGACGATATGGTGTCCTTTGCGGAAGCGCCGAAGGACGTGATGATTCTCGACGAAAATGGCGAGCCCATCAAGGCGAAGGACCATGCACGCCGCTTCTTCGAAGCCGCCTGGGTCAACAAGATCGGTGACAAATACTACCTCTCCTATTCCACCGGCGACACGCATCTGATCGTGTATGCGACCGGGGATAGCCCCTATGGCCCGTTCACCTATCAGGGCGTCGTGAACCAGCCGGTTGAGGGATGGACGAACCATCATTCGATCTTCGAGCATGATGGGCAGTATTATCTGGCCTATCATGATGTGCAGCTGAGCGGGAAAAGCCATCTGCGCAATGTGAAGATCGCCGAACTGACGCTCAATGAAGACGGCACGATCGAGCCGGTCGACCCGATGCCGGGCGACTAG
- a CDS encoding metallopeptidase family protein — MSRLPGPAPSAEDILDAAEGCLKRLPEQMQAAAAGVRLVVEDYADAAILDEMQIEDPLELSGLYSGVPLIHESVTHPSPDPPLVHLYRMPILFEWAERGDVSLDELVSHVVIHEYGHHFGWSDDEMHRVLDALD, encoded by the coding sequence GTGAGCCGCCTGCCCGGCCCGGCGCCCTCGGCCGAGGACATACTGGACGCGGCCGAGGGCTGCCTGAAGCGGCTGCCGGAACAAATGCAGGCCGCTGCGGCCGGGGTGCGGCTTGTCGTGGAGGATTATGCCGACGCAGCCATTCTCGACGAGATGCAGATCGAGGATCCTCTGGAATTGTCCGGTCTCTATTCCGGCGTGCCCCTGATCCATGAAAGCGTCACGCACCCCTCCCCGGACCCGCCCCTGGTCCATCTCTATCGCATGCCGATCCTGTTCGAATGGGCCGAGCGCGGCGATGTTTCACTGGACGAACTGGTCAGCCATGTCGTGATCCATGAATATGGCCATCATTTCGGCTGGTCGGATGACGAGATGCACCGCGTGCTGGACGCGCTCGACTGA
- a CDS encoding GFA family protein has product MTLSEFQTRAGGCHCGAVRFEVDLPAAFEVEDCNCSICAMSGNIHVIVPASRFRLLQGADGLTEYTFNTGGAKHRFCRICGIKSFYVPRSNQDGYAVTWRCLDDWMDLDVTVNRFDGRNWEQNAHTLAHKSQD; this is encoded by the coding sequence GTGACTCTTTCAGAATTCCAGACGCGCGCGGGCGGGTGCCATTGCGGCGCAGTGCGGTTCGAGGTGGATTTGCCAGCGGCCTTCGAGGTCGAGGATTGCAATTGCTCGATCTGCGCGATGAGCGGCAATATCCATGTCATCGTTCCGGCCAGCCGCTTCCGCCTTCTTCAGGGGGCAGACGGTCTCACCGAGTACACATTCAACACGGGTGGCGCCAAGCACCGGTTCTGCAGGATTTGCGGCATCAAGAGCTTCTACGTGCCCCGGTCCAATCAGGACGGATATGCCGTCACCTGGCGCTGTCTCGATGACTGGATGGACCTTGATGTCACGGTCAACCGGTTCGACGGCCGGAACTGGGAACAGAATGCCCACACGCTGGCCCACAAGTCACAAGACTAG
- a CDS encoding methylmalonyl-CoA mutase family protein, which translates to MADDLLPLSSGFPDATEAEWLASVDKVLKGRGIDSITRKTVDGLEIHPLYRESDFPAATDPLGTPGAAPFLRGPTAAPDRFAPWDIRQAFAHPSPEATNEELLRDLERGVMSVELKLDCTGAHGIQITTLEDFRTALNGLRADIAPIALDHGAGSGVTAATLLGLWGQEQDTPASQKFEFNMDPLGCLARTGKLTGGLNAAFARLSAAATSLAKAYPDAGLIRIDARMVHEAGGSDAQELAALIACAVDTLRRLDNRTDISALIPRMSFAIALDGNYGLGVAKLRAARRLWARVLDALGQDAQPMRLQAVSSARMLTRYDAWTNMLRTTAAAFAGAVGGADILTIRPFNEAIGIPEELGRRIARNTQIIAMEESQLGRVADPTGGAWFTESFADDLAEAAWKEFQTLEAEGGYADSLIAGIFQKRIAEKREARAKDIAKRKVPITGVSEFPLLDEIAAPVADAPSLTPKEGISNDGFAHFVTADLPADEGDATAEALPRIRLAEDYEALRDAASAAPKRPSIFLATLGPLAEHNARADFARNLFAAGGLEATQPPVPPQSPSEAAAAFKASGSKIACICGADARYEEEAAETAKALKAAGALHIWLAGKFEGDSIDSNIFMGCDVLHTLKLAHANLGVAQ; encoded by the coding sequence ATGGCAGACGATCTCCTTCCCCTGAGCAGCGGGTTTCCCGACGCGACCGAAGCCGAATGGCTCGCCAGCGTCGACAAGGTCCTGAAGGGCCGCGGCATTGATTCCATCACGCGCAAGACCGTGGACGGGCTGGAAATCCACCCGCTTTACCGGGAAAGCGATTTTCCCGCCGCAACGGACCCGCTGGGCACGCCGGGGGCGGCGCCCTTCCTGCGCGGGCCGACGGCAGCGCCGGACCGGTTTGCGCCCTGGGACATCCGGCAGGCCTTTGCCCACCCCTCACCGGAAGCGACCAATGAGGAACTCCTGCGGGACCTGGAGCGCGGGGTCATGTCGGTCGAACTGAAGCTCGACTGCACGGGTGCCCATGGCATCCAGATCACGACGCTGGAGGATTTCCGGACGGCGCTGAACGGCCTGCGCGCCGACATTGCCCCCATCGCGCTGGACCATGGCGCAGGCTCCGGCGTCACCGCCGCGACGCTGCTGGGCCTGTGGGGACAGGAACAGGACACTCCCGCCAGCCAGAAATTCGAGTTCAACATGGACCCACTCGGTTGCCTTGCCCGCACGGGCAAGCTGACCGGTGGATTGAACGCTGCCTTTGCACGCCTCTCGGCAGCGGCCACGAGCCTCGCCAAGGCCTATCCGGACGCGGGCCTGATCCGCATCGATGCGCGCATGGTGCATGAGGCCGGCGGCTCGGACGCGCAGGAACTCGCCGCGCTGATCGCCTGCGCCGTGGACACGCTGCGCCGGCTGGACAACCGGACAGACATTTCCGCGCTGATCCCGCGCATGAGTTTCGCGATCGCCCTTGATGGCAATTACGGTCTGGGCGTGGCCAAACTGCGCGCCGCGCGGCGCCTGTGGGCACGGGTGCTGGACGCGCTCGGACAGGACGCACAACCCATGCGGCTGCAGGCCGTCTCCTCGGCCCGCATGCTGACCCGTTATGATGCGTGGACGAACATGTTGCGCACCACGGCCGCCGCCTTTGCCGGCGCAGTCGGCGGCGCCGATATCCTGACGATCCGCCCGTTCAATGAAGCCATCGGCATTCCCGAAGAACTGGGCCGGCGTATCGCGCGCAACACCCAGATCATCGCCATGGAGGAAAGCCAGCTGGGCCGCGTGGCAGACCCGACCGGCGGCGCCTGGTTTACCGAATCCTTTGCGGACGATCTGGCCGAAGCGGCCTGGAAGGAATTCCAGACGCTCGAAGCCGAAGGCGGCTATGCCGACTCCCTGATCGCCGGCATCTTCCAGAAACGGATCGCCGAGAAGCGCGAGGCGCGCGCCAAAGACATTGCCAAACGCAAGGTTCCGATCACGGGCGTCAGCGAGTTCCCGCTGCTCGACGAGATCGCCGCGCCGGTCGCGGACGCGCCTTCCCTCACGCCGAAGGAGGGCATCTCGAACGACGGCTTTGCGCATTTCGTGACGGCTGACCTGCCCGCAGACGAGGGCGATGCCACCGCCGAAGCCCTGCCCCGCATTCGTCTTGCGGAAGACTATGAAGCCCTGCGCGATGCGGCGAGCGCGGCGCCCAAGCGCCCGAGCATCTTCCTGGCGACGCTCGGCCCGCTGGCCGAACACAATGCCCGCGCCGACTTTGCCCGCAATTTGTTCGCTGCTGGCGGCCTTGAGGCGACCCAGCCACCCGTGCCGCCGCAATCCCCATCCGAAGCCGCTGCCGCCTTCAAGGCCTCCGGCAGCAAGATCGCCTGCATCTGCGGCGCCGATGCGCGCTATGAGGAGGAAGCCGCCGAGACCGCCAAGGCGCTGAAAGCTGCTGGCGCACTGCATATCTGGCTCGCCGGCAAGTTCGAAGGCGACAGCATCGATTCCAACATCTTCATGGGCTGCGATGTGCTGCACACGCTGAAACTCGCCCACGCAAATTTGGGAGTGGCCCAATGA
- a CDS encoding heavy metal-binding domain-containing protein: MIVSTTPTLQGHDITEYKGLVTGEAIIGAHVFKDLFAGIRDVVGGRSEAYEKTIREAREVATREMCEEAARRGGNAVVGVDIDYEVVGQGGSMMMVSVSGTAVIIK, translated from the coding sequence ATGATCGTTTCGACCACCCCGACCCTGCAGGGCCATGACATCACCGAGTACAAGGGACTCGTGACCGGCGAAGCTATTATCGGCGCGCATGTCTTCAAGGATCTGTTCGCCGGCATTCGCGATGTCGTGGGCGGCCGTTCCGAAGCCTATGAGAAGACGATCCGCGAAGCCCGCGAAGTCGCCACGCGCGAAATGTGCGAGGAAGCGGCCAGGCGCGGCGGCAATGCCGTGGTCGGCGTGGACATAGACTATGAAGTCGTCGGTCAGGGTGGCTCCATGATGATGGTGTCGGTCTCCGGCACCGCCGTGATCATCAAGTGA
- the scpA gene encoding methylmalonyl-CoA mutase, with the protein MTNFPDFTKLDLGTPDAKAKAPELGDDWETPEGVEVKSTYTADDRKGLDFLDDYPGLAPFGRGPYPTMYTNQPWTVRQYAGFSTAEDSNAFYRRNLAAGQKGLSVAFDLATHRGYDSDHVRVSGDVGMAGVAIDSIYDMRTLFSGIPLDRMSVSMTMNGAVLPILALYIVAAEEQGVGPEKLAGTIQNDILKEFMVRNTYIYPPKPSMRIISDIFAYTSQNMPKFNSISISGYHMQEAGASADLELAYTLADGIEYIRAGVAAGLDVDAFAPRLSFFWAIGMNTFMEVAKMRAARLLWAKLVKEEFNPKNPKSLSLRTHSQTSGWSLTAQDVYNNVIRTCLEAIAATGGQTQSLHTNSFDEALALPTDFSARISRNTQLFLQQEGGACQTIDMWGGSYYVERLTHDLAEKALAHIAEVEKMGGMAKAIEEGLPKLRIEEAAANTQARIDSGTQTVVGVNKFLLDEEEDVPVLKVDNAAVRRMQLDKLARLKSERDEAEVTAKLDAIAKAAAGTEGNLLALAVDAARAKATVGEISEAVERSQGRHQAVIRSIKGVYGGGVKGDDKAEAAATLAADFEKKHGRKPKVYIAKMGQDGHDRGQKVVASALMDLGWDVEIGPLFQTPEEAAADARKAGVDIVAASSLAAGHLTLVPELKRALGNEGAAHTQIIVGGVIPPQDFDALYAAGASAIFPPGTVIADSAIRMLEVLDGDDGTKTAAE; encoded by the coding sequence ATGACCAATTTCCCCGACTTCACAAAGCTCGATCTCGGCACGCCAGACGCGAAGGCAAAAGCGCCGGAACTCGGCGATGACTGGGAAACGCCGGAAGGCGTTGAGGTAAAATCCACCTATACGGCCGATGATCGCAAGGGGCTGGACTTTCTGGACGATTATCCGGGCCTTGCCCCGTTCGGACGCGGGCCTTACCCGACCATGTACACGAACCAGCCCTGGACGGTTCGTCAGTATGCAGGCTTCTCGACAGCAGAAGATTCCAACGCCTTTTACCGCCGCAACCTTGCCGCTGGGCAAAAGGGCCTCTCGGTCGCGTTCGACCTGGCGACGCATCGCGGCTATGATTCCGATCATGTCCGCGTGTCCGGCGATGTCGGCATGGCGGGCGTTGCCATCGACTCCATCTATGACATGCGCACCCTCTTCTCCGGCATTCCACTGGACAGGATGTCGGTGTCCATGACGATGAATGGCGCGGTGCTGCCGATCCTCGCGCTCTACATCGTCGCCGCCGAGGAACAGGGTGTCGGCCCGGAAAAGCTCGCCGGAACCATTCAGAATGACATTCTGAAAGAGTTCATGGTGCGGAACACCTATATCTATCCGCCCAAACCGTCCATGCGGATCATTTCGGACATCTTTGCCTATACCTCGCAGAACATGCCGAAATTCAACTCGATCTCGATTTCCGGCTATCACATGCAGGAAGCGGGCGCTTCTGCCGATCTGGAGCTGGCCTACACGCTGGCCGACGGCATCGAATACATACGCGCGGGTGTCGCCGCCGGGCTGGATGTGGACGCGTTTGCCCCGCGCCTCTCCTTCTTCTGGGCCATCGGCATGAACACGTTCATGGAAGTCGCCAAGATGCGGGCCGCACGCCTGCTCTGGGCAAAACTCGTGAAGGAAGAGTTCAACCCGAAAAACCCGAAATCCCTCAGTCTACGGACACACTCGCAGACCTCCGGCTGGTCCCTGACCGCGCAGGATGTCTACAACAATGTCATCCGCACCTGCCTTGAAGCCATTGCGGCCACGGGCGGCCAGACCCAGTCGCTGCATACGAACAGCTTCGATGAGGCGCTCGCGCTGCCGACGGATTTCTCTGCCCGGATTAGCCGCAACACGCAGCTCTTCCTGCAACAGGAAGGCGGCGCCTGCCAGACAATCGACATGTGGGGCGGCTCCTACTATGTCGAACGCCTGACGCATGACCTTGCCGAAAAGGCGCTCGCCCACATCGCCGAAGTCGAAAAGATGGGCGGCATGGCCAAGGCCATCGAGGAAGGCCTGCCGAAACTGCGCATCGAAGAGGCTGCGGCCAATACGCAGGCGCGCATCGACAGCGGCACGCAGACCGTGGTCGGCGTGAACAAATTCCTGCTGGATGAGGAAGAAGACGTCCCCGTGCTGAAGGTGGACAATGCCGCCGTGCGCCGCATGCAGCTGGACAAGCTGGCCCGCCTGAAATCCGAACGCGACGAGGCAGAGGTTACCGCCAAGCTGGACGCAATTGCCAAGGCCGCCGCTGGCACCGAGGGCAATTTGCTCGCGCTGGCCGTGGACGCCGCCCGCGCCAAGGCGACGGTGGGCGAGATTTCCGAAGCCGTTGAGCGCAGCCAGGGCCGCCATCAGGCCGTCATCCGCTCCATCAAGGGCGTTTATGGCGGCGGCGTGAAGGGCGACGACAAGGCCGAGGCCGCCGCGACCCTCGCCGCAGACTTCGAAAAGAAACATGGCCGCAAGCCGAAGGTCTATATCGCCAAGATGGGCCAGGACGGACACGACCGGGGACAGAAGGTTGTCGCCTCCGCGCTGATGGACCTTGGCTGGGATGTCGAGATCGGCCCACTCTTCCAGACACCGGAAGAAGCCGCCGCCGACGCCCGCAAGGCCGGGGTCGACATCGTCGCCGCCTCCTCGCTCGCGGCGGGCCACCTCACGCTGGTGCCGGAACTGAAACGCGCACTGGGCAATGAAGGCGCGGCGCATACGCAGATCATTGTCGGCGGCGTCATCCCGCCACAGGATTTCGACGCGCTCTACGCCGCTGGCGCTTCTGCCATCTTCCCGCCGGGCACCGTCATCGCCGACAGCGCCATCCGCATGCTGGAAGTTCTGGACGGAGACGACGGCACGAAAACGGCGGCGGAATAG
- a CDS encoding nitronate monooxygenase family protein — MALPPILQNLRLPVIGSPLFIISNPDLVIAQCKAGIVGSFPALNARPEHVLDEWLDRITTELAEYNEKNPDRPAAPFAVNQIVHKTNNRLDHDVEMCVKYKVPIVITSLGARQEVNDAIHSYGGIVLHDIINVVFAHKALEKGADGLIAVCTGAGGHAGTLSPFALIQEIRQFFDGPLALSGSIANGGAIAAAQAMGADLAYMGSAFISCHEANAVEGYKDMIVDSKAGDIVYSNLFTGVHGNYLAPSIAKAGLDPNDLPESDPSAMNFGSGGNQEAKAWKDIWGCGQGIGAIEKRMSTAEYVDRLAREYDEARAALAKRQAFGQVPVAAE, encoded by the coding sequence ATGGCATTGCCCCCCATTCTCCAGAATCTGCGCCTGCCGGTCATCGGTTCGCCGCTGTTCATCATTTCCAATCCCGATCTCGTCATTGCCCAGTGCAAGGCCGGGATTGTTGGCAGCTTTCCGGCGCTGAATGCGCGCCCGGAACACGTGCTGGACGAGTGGCTGGACCGGATCACGACCGAACTGGCCGAATACAATGAAAAGAATCCGGACCGGCCTGCGGCCCCGTTCGCAGTGAACCAGATCGTCCACAAGACCAATAACCGCCTCGATCATGACGTGGAAATGTGTGTGAAGTACAAGGTGCCGATCGTCATCACCTCGCTCGGCGCCCGTCAGGAAGTGAATGATGCCATCCATTCCTATGGCGGCATCGTCCTGCATGACATCATCAATGTGGTCTTCGCCCACAAGGCACTGGAAAAGGGGGCCGACGGCCTGATCGCGGTCTGCACCGGAGCCGGCGGCCATGCCGGCACGCTGTCTCCCTTTGCGCTGATCCAGGAGATCCGCCAGTTCTTCGACGGGCCGCTGGCCCTGTCCGGCTCCATCGCCAATGGTGGTGCCATTGCTGCGGCACAGGCCATGGGCGCGGACCTGGCCTATATGGGGTCCGCCTTCATTTCCTGTCACGAGGCCAATGCGGTCGAAGGCTACAAGGACATGATCGTCGACTCCAAGGCAGGCGACATTGTCTATTCAAATCTGTTCACCGGTGTTCACGGCAACTATCTCGCCCCCTCCATTGCCAAGGCGGGGCTGGACCCGAACGATCTGCCGGAAAGCGATCCGAGTGCCATGAATTTCGGCTCCGGCGGCAATCAGGAAGCCAAGGCCTGGAAAGACATCTGGGGCTGTGGCCAGGGAATCGGCGCCATCGAAAAGCGCATGTCCACGGCGGAATATGTCGACCGGCTGGCCCGTGAATACGATGAAGCCCGCGCCGCTCTGGCCAAGCGGCAGGCATTCGGCCAGGTACCCGTGGCGGCGGAGTAA
- the glpK gene encoding glycerol kinase GlpK — protein sequence MGDYILVIDEGTTSTRAIVFDRDLTEVALAQEDIPLAYPDDGWVEQDGEEIWDKTLAVCRAAIADAGGVDRIAGIGITNQRETTLVWDRASGEPVAPAIIWQDRRTAQTCERLKQAGHEAEVQEETGLLIDPYFSGTKIGWVLDNVDGARARAEAGELAFGTVESFLIWKLTGGASHVTDVTNASRTLLYRLGLGGQGGWSDRMCTLLNVPGAMLPEIRQNADAFGISDAALFGKALPILSAAGDQQSALVGQACLDPGTAKITYGTGAFLVANCGDTRPHSANRLLGTVGYEVPGRGAMALEGSIFNAGTIVQWLRDDLRLIEDAAESAKVAAGLPGNGGVYIVPAFTGLGAPHWEPDARGTMTGITRATTAEHLVRAGLESVAYQTRDLLDAFEADGVAIRELRVDGGMVANDWLMQFIADICERPILRPDYREMTALGAAALAAMQLGWLAPDDWARRPVPGTRFEPQMEKTASARLRRGWATALRKTLA from the coding sequence ATGGGCGACTATATTCTCGTCATTGATGAGGGCACCACATCCACGCGGGCGATCGTGTTCGACCGGGACCTGACAGAGGTCGCGCTGGCGCAGGAAGACATTCCGCTGGCCTATCCGGATGATGGCTGGGTCGAGCAGGATGGCGAGGAGATCTGGGACAAGACGCTGGCCGTCTGCCGCGCAGCGATTGCCGACGCCGGGGGTGTGGACCGAATTGCCGGCATCGGCATCACCAATCAACGCGAGACGACGCTCGTCTGGGATCGTGCCAGCGGCGAACCGGTTGCGCCGGCCATCATCTGGCAGGACCGACGAACGGCGCAGACGTGCGAGCGGCTGAAGCAGGCCGGACATGAGGCGGAGGTTCAGGAGGAGACAGGCCTGCTGATCGATCCCTATTTCTCCGGCACCAAGATCGGCTGGGTCCTGGACAATGTGGACGGCGCCCGCGCCCGCGCTGAAGCGGGGGAACTTGCCTTCGGCACCGTGGAGAGTTTCCTGATCTGGAAACTGACCGGCGGCGCGTCCCATGTGACCGATGTGACCAATGCGTCGCGCACGCTGCTCTACCGGCTCGGGCTTGGCGGGCAAGGCGGCTGGAGTGACCGGATGTGCACCCTGCTGAATGTGCCCGGCGCGATGCTGCCGGAAATCCGGCAGAACGCGGACGCATTCGGCATCAGCGATGCGGCCCTGTTCGGCAAGGCGCTGCCCATCCTGTCGGCGGCGGGGGACCAGCAGTCGGCCCTGGTGGGGCAGGCCTGTCTGGATCCGGGGACGGCCAAGATCACCTATGGCACGGGCGCTTTCCTGGTCGCCAATTGCGGGGACACGCGACCACATTCCGCCAATCGCCTGCTCGGCACGGTCGGCTATGAAGTGCCGGGACGGGGGGCGATGGCGCTGGAAGGCTCGATCTTCAATGCGGGCACGATCGTGCAATGGCTGCGCGATGATCTCCGCCTGATCGAGGATGCTGCGGAAAGCGCGAAAGTGGCAGCCGGCCTGCCGGGCAATGGCGGCGTCTACATCGTGCCGGCCTTTACCGGTCTTGGCGCGCCGCATTGGGAGCCCGATGCGCGTGGAACGATGACCGGAATCACCCGCGCGACCACGGCGGAACATCTCGTGCGGGCAGGGCTGGAATCCGTTGCCTACCAGACGCGGGATCTGCTCGACGCGTTCGAGGCCGATGGCGTGGCCATCAGGGAGTTGCGGGTCGATGGCGGCATGGTGGCGAATGACTGGCTGATGCAATTCATCGCCGATATCTGCGAGCGCCCGATCCTGCGGCCGGACTATCGCGAAATGACGGCCTTGGGGGCAGCAGCCCTCGCGGCGATGCAGCTGGGCTGGCTGGCGCCGGACGACTGGGCGAGGCGCCCCGTGCCGGGCACACGGTTCGAGCCGCAAATGGAAAAGACCGCCTCGGCCCGCCTTCGCCGCGGCTGGGCCACCGCCCTGCGCAAGACCCTGGCCTGA
- a CDS encoding D-Ala-D-Ala carboxypeptidase family metallohydrolase, with protein MLIRSVSLFDTTGWCWPHFSPRELACKCGGRFCDGEYWHDPSFLDALEALRRRVGRPLMVNSGHRCAGWNAEIGGAPQSRHLEIAVDISLIGHDRFILLAAAEQLGFTGIGLGRNFLHLDRRLQPARWYYKRSRSSWRN; from the coding sequence ATGCTGATCCGATCCGTTTCCCTGTTCGACACAACCGGCTGGTGCTGGCCGCATTTCTCGCCGAGAGAACTTGCCTGCAAATGTGGCGGCCGGTTCTGCGACGGTGAGTACTGGCATGATCCGTCATTCCTGGACGCGCTCGAGGCGCTGCGCAGGCGCGTGGGGCGGCCGCTGATGGTCAATTCGGGTCATCGGTGCGCGGGATGGAACGCTGAAATCGGCGGCGCACCGCAGTCCCGGCATCTCGAAATTGCCGTTGATATTTCCCTGATCGGGCATGACCGGTTCATTCTGCTGGCAGCGGCCGAGCAACTCGGCTTCACCGGCATCGGCCTTGGCCGGAACTTCCTGCATCTGGATCGCCGCCTGCAACCGGCACGCTGGTACTACAAGAGGAGCCGGTCATCATGGCGGAACTGA